In one Paenibacillus sp. JQZ6Y-1 genomic region, the following are encoded:
- a CDS encoding bifunctional homocysteine S-methyltransferase/methylenetetrahydrofolate reductase, whose product MKPDLRTRWTEGVIVGDGAMGTYLYQLGFPVGISYEELNLLNPQMIEDIHRQYVNAGAEMIETNTFSANYERLAKFGLEHKVEEINRAGVRIARQAAGDQAYVVGSVGAIREGKRSNTPLAELRKYFRQQLHAILEEGVDGILLETFFELEELALALRQVRKLTDIPVICQLTVEDSVRTQDGYPLPDAFAILAEAGADMVGLNCRIGPNGVMKALEYVRGKVALPLSVYPDAGVASYIDGEYRYKAKPSYFGQSAVRLAELGARVVGGCCGTTPKHIAAMARALEDYSSPALDFSSVKVPSPQVSITMEKDILHGWDSNGEDVPPTLVDLVQERPTVIVELDPPRDLDIANFMVGAEMLKKAGADAVTMADNSLAVTRMSNMALAHLVQREVGLRALVHITCRDRNMIGSQSHMMGLNALGIDHVLAVTGDPSKFGDLPGASSVYDMTSFDMIKMIKQLNEGVAFSGKTLKHRARFVVGAALNPNVKHLDKAVQRLEKKIAAGADYVMTQPVYDPQLIADIRRATIHLDVPVFIGIMPLASGRNAEYLHNEVPGIQLPDHIRGRMSGLEGEEGRQTGVMIAQELIDVALEHFNGIYIMTPFMLYGMSAALTEYVWAKAKQRPNPLFQGK is encoded by the coding sequence ATGAAGCCAGATTTACGGACGAGATGGACAGAAGGTGTGATCGTAGGCGATGGCGCAATGGGAACGTATTTATATCAGCTGGGCTTTCCAGTCGGTATTTCATATGAGGAATTGAATCTGCTCAATCCGCAGATGATTGAAGATATTCATCGTCAGTATGTAAATGCTGGTGCAGAGATGATCGAGACGAATACATTCTCCGCTAATTATGAGCGTCTGGCGAAATTTGGGCTGGAGCATAAGGTCGAGGAGATCAATCGGGCTGGGGTGCGTATTGCCCGTCAGGCTGCTGGTGATCAGGCATACGTGGTCGGTTCGGTGGGCGCGATTCGGGAAGGCAAGCGCTCCAATACGCCGCTGGCAGAGCTGCGCAAATATTTTCGCCAGCAGTTGCACGCAATTTTGGAAGAAGGCGTGGATGGCATTTTGCTAGAAACGTTTTTTGAGTTAGAGGAGCTGGCATTGGCGCTGCGGCAAGTTCGCAAGCTGACGGATATTCCGGTTATTTGCCAGCTAACGGTGGAAGATTCGGTGCGCACACAGGATGGGTATCCTCTACCAGATGCGTTTGCGATTCTAGCAGAAGCAGGTGCGGACATGGTCGGGCTGAATTGCCGCATTGGTCCAAACGGTGTGATGAAGGCGCTGGAATATGTACGCGGCAAGGTGGCGTTGCCATTGTCTGTATATCCTGACGCTGGGGTGGCAAGCTATATAGACGGTGAGTATCGGTACAAGGCGAAGCCGTCGTATTTTGGTCAAAGTGCCGTGCGTTTGGCGGAGCTTGGAGCGCGGGTAGTAGGCGGCTGCTGCGGTACAACGCCCAAGCATATTGCGGCGATGGCGCGTGCGCTGGAGGATTACAGTTCGCCAGCGTTGGATTTCTCCTCGGTCAAGGTACCTTCGCCGCAGGTCAGCATTACGATGGAAAAGGATATTTTACACGGCTGGGACTCCAACGGTGAAGACGTACCGCCAACCCTTGTCGATCTAGTGCAGGAGCGTCCGACTGTTATTGTCGAGCTGGACCCGCCGCGCGATCTGGATATTGCTAATTTTATGGTCGGTGCGGAGATGCTGAAAAAAGCTGGTGCTGATGCAGTGACAATGGCGGATAATTCGCTGGCGGTCACGCGCATGAGCAATATGGCGCTCGCACATCTGGTACAGCGCGAAGTGGGGCTACGCGCGCTCGTACACATTACATGCCGCGACCGCAATATGATCGGCAGCCAATCTCATATGATGGGATTGAATGCGCTTGGTATCGACCATGTACTGGCAGTGACGGGCGATCCGTCCAAATTCGGCGACCTGCCCGGAGCCAGCTCCGTGTACGATATGACTTCTTTTGATATGATAAAAATGATTAAGCAATTGAACGAGGGAGTTGCCTTTTCAGGTAAAACGCTCAAGCATCGCGCACGCTTCGTCGTTGGTGCAGCGCTCAATCCGAATGTGAAGCATCTGGACAAAGCCGTCCAGCGATTGGAAAAGAAAATCGCCGCTGGAGCCGACTATGTGATGACGCAGCCGGTTTACGATCCGCAGCTTATTGCCGATATTCGTAGAGCGACCATTCATCTGGATGTGCCGGTATTTATCGGAATTATGCCGCTCGCGAGCGGGCGCAATGCGGAATATCTGCACAATGAGGTGCCGGGTATCCAATTGCCGGACCATATTCGCGGACGCATGTCTGGTCTCGAAGGCGAAGAGGGACGGCAAACCGGTGTGATGATCGCGCAGGAGCTGATCGACGTGGCGCTGGAACATTTTAATGGAATCTATATCATGACTCCATTCATGCTGTATGGCATGAGCGCCGCGCTGACGGAATATGTATGGGCAAAAGCAAAGCAGCGTCCGAACCCCTTGTTTCAAGGCAAATAA
- the dapF gene encoding diaminopimelate epimerase — protein MEFTKMNGLGNDFIVVYGESSLPANAAELAIRHCNRYFGIGADGLVFILPSARADVMMRIINSDGSEAEQCGNAVRCVAKYVYDRQIVGSTDIQIETIGAGVQTVTVQAEDGKARTVRVDMGEPILEGERIPVTVQGNPVLDEPIEVNGQQFRFTAVSMGNPHCVIYVEDAANVDLHTWGPLLENHPFFPRKVNVEFTTVRSRDHLDMRVWERGAGPTLACGTGACATLVASVLNGHADRNATVSLKGGDLYIEWDEVSNRVYMTGPAEAVYSGQTLD, from the coding sequence ATGGAATTTACGAAAATGAACGGGCTGGGTAATGATTTTATCGTCGTATATGGTGAATCTTCTCTGCCTGCGAATGCGGCGGAGTTGGCGATTCGGCATTGTAATCGGTATTTTGGTATTGGCGCAGACGGGCTGGTGTTTATTTTGCCATCCGCGCGTGCAGATGTGATGATGCGCATTATTAACTCGGACGGCTCGGAAGCGGAGCAGTGTGGCAATGCGGTACGTTGTGTTGCCAAATATGTATATGATCGTCAGATCGTCGGCAGCACCGATATTCAGATTGAAACGATTGGTGCTGGTGTGCAAACGGTCACTGTACAAGCGGAGGATGGCAAAGCACGTACCGTGCGTGTTGATATGGGCGAACCGATCTTGGAGGGTGAGCGTATTCCGGTAACGGTGCAAGGAAATCCGGTGCTGGATGAGCCGATTGAAGTGAACGGACAGCAATTCCGGTTTACCGCCGTTTCGATGGGGAATCCGCATTGCGTCATTTATGTGGAGGATGCGGCAAATGTAGATCTGCATACATGGGGACCGCTGCTGGAAAATCATCCATTCTTCCCGCGTAAGGTCAATGTGGAGTTTACAACAGTACGAAGCCGTGATCATCTGGATATGCGGGTTTGGGAACGCGGAGCTGGACCGACGCTAGCATGCGGTACGGGCGCATGTGCTACATTGGTTGCTTCGGTATTGAATGGACATGCGGATCGCAATGCGACGGTATCACTCAAGGGTGGCGATTTGTATATTGAGTGGGATGAAGTGTCCAATCGTGTATACATGACCGGACCAGCAGAAGCGGTATACAGCGGGCAGACGCTGGACTGA
- a CDS encoding Rqc2 family fibronectin-binding protein, with protein sequence MALDGIVTRAIVQELQVLVGSRINKIHQPTENDIVFQIRAQRDNRKLVLSANPTYPRVQFTDQSFMNPQEAPMFCMLLRKHCESGIIEAIEQVGMERIIHFHVRQRDELGDVSLKKIIVELMGRHSNLILVDPATGNILDGIHHVTPAISSYRVVMPGFSYQEPPQQHKLNPLDVTQQAFVEAYQASTDSSSRFILNAFTGISPLIADEIVHRAIRSGAQLEAPQTIDSESASNSSKDQSNTDSANTNDEKQSPTSEADTPPVALNAVRIEHEALWSAFAALMDTVRHGEFVPSSGLNARGKIIFSAVPLTQVVDEAKSYDSISACMEAYYGDKAERDTVKQKTSDLLRFLQNERSKNIKKLDNLHKDQLEAGDAEKYRIQGELLFASLHQISRGDKQIELVNFYDEEQRPITITLDPQLNPSDNAQRYFKRYNKYKNSLAVIEEQLIKTHEEIAYLDSLLQQLQSAALQDIDEIREELAEQGYVRNRNKKAKKKKKDNRPTLHIYTSSEGIEMYVGKNNLQNEYITNKMASNNDTWLHTKDIPGSHVVIRSSEYGDATLAEAAQLAAYFSQAKESSSVPVDYTQIRHVHKPNGAKPGFVIYDHQTTLFITPEADVIKKLQSTVKA encoded by the coding sequence ATGGCATTAGATGGTATTGTAACCCGTGCGATCGTACAAGAGCTGCAAGTGCTGGTCGGATCGCGTATTAATAAAATTCATCAACCAACCGAGAACGACATCGTATTTCAAATCCGTGCACAGCGCGATAATCGCAAATTGGTGTTAAGCGCCAATCCGACCTATCCGCGTGTGCAGTTTACCGATCAATCGTTTATGAATCCGCAGGAAGCACCAATGTTTTGTATGCTGCTGCGTAAGCATTGCGAGAGCGGCATTATTGAAGCGATCGAACAGGTAGGCATGGAACGGATTATTCATTTTCATGTTCGTCAGCGTGACGAGCTGGGCGATGTATCACTCAAAAAGATTATCGTCGAGCTTATGGGACGACATAGCAACCTGATCTTGGTCGATCCAGCGACTGGCAACATTCTGGACGGTATTCATCATGTAACGCCAGCAATCAGTAGCTATCGAGTGGTGATGCCGGGCTTCAGCTATCAGGAGCCGCCGCAACAGCATAAACTGAATCCGCTGGACGTCACGCAGCAGGCATTCGTCGAGGCTTATCAGGCAAGCACCGATTCTTCATCCCGTTTTATTCTCAATGCGTTTACCGGCATCAGCCCGCTAATTGCGGATGAGATCGTTCACCGCGCGATCCGTAGTGGTGCACAGCTGGAAGCACCGCAAACGATAGATTCAGAATCGGCATCCAATAGCTCGAAGGATCAAAGTAACACTGATTCTGCCAACACCAACGATGAAAAGCAGTCACCAACCTCAGAAGCAGATACGCCGCCCGTTGCTCTTAACGCTGTGCGTATTGAGCATGAAGCGCTATGGTCTGCGTTTGCAGCCCTAATGGATACGGTACGACATGGTGAGTTTGTCCCATCAAGCGGATTGAATGCACGCGGGAAAATTATCTTCTCGGCGGTGCCGTTGACACAAGTGGTAGACGAAGCCAAATCGTACGATTCCATTAGCGCCTGCATGGAAGCCTATTATGGCGACAAAGCAGAGCGCGATACGGTCAAGCAGAAGACAAGCGATCTGCTACGCTTTTTGCAAAATGAACGTAGCAAAAATATCAAAAAACTCGACAACCTGCACAAGGATCAGCTGGAAGCAGGCGATGCGGAGAAATACCGGATTCAGGGGGAATTGCTATTCGCTTCCCTGCATCAGATCAGTAGGGGCGATAAGCAGATTGAGCTGGTGAACTTTTACGATGAGGAACAGCGTCCCATCACCATTACACTTGATCCGCAGCTTAACCCGTCAGACAATGCGCAGCGTTATTTCAAGCGGTACAATAAATACAAAAACAGCCTTGCTGTCATCGAAGAACAGCTGATCAAAACGCATGAAGAAATCGCCTATCTCGACTCCCTGCTGCAACAGCTGCAAAGTGCTGCCTTGCAGGACATCGACGAGATTCGCGAGGAATTGGCGGAACAAGGCTATGTTCGCAATCGCAACAAAAAGGCGAAAAAGAAGAAAAAAGACAATCGTCCAACGCTGCATATTTATACATCCAGTGAAGGCATTGAGATGTACGTCGGCAAAAACAATTTGCAAAACGAATATATCACCAATAAAATGGCGAGCAATAACGACACATGGCTGCATACGAAGGATATTCCTGGCTCGCACGTAGTCATTCGCAGCAGCGAATACGGCGATGCTACGCTAGCGGAAGCGGCGCAGCTGGCAGCTTATTTTAGCCAAGCCAAAGAATCCAGCAGCGTACCGGTCGATTATACTCAAATTCGCCATGTGCATAAGCCGAACGGTGCGAAACCGGGCTTCGTCATTTATGATCATCAGACAACCTTGTTCATCACACCGGAAGCAGACGTGATTAAAAAGCTTCAGAGTACGGTCAAAGCCTAA
- a CDS encoding NAD-dependent epimerase/dehydratase family protein, whose protein sequence is MRILITGSSGKIGTILTRHLIDTHDLILADLHFDHLEDDIKQRTTQHVINLADLDACLALTADVDWVIHLAGNPLPDAEFYDSLLNDNVKSSYNLYAACQQNGVSRIVFASSAQVMEAYPVDVQTTTTMQIRPKNMYGVSKAFVEALASYYAYEHGLESVGLRIGAFDEFQHGQFMTVRDMSAYISPAYFQRREIIRSCF, encoded by the coding sequence ATGCGTATTCTGATTACAGGTTCTTCCGGCAAAATTGGTACGATTCTTACACGGCACCTTATTGATACGCATGATCTCATTTTGGCTGATTTGCATTTTGATCATTTGGAGGATGACATCAAGCAGCGTACTACGCAACATGTGATTAATTTGGCTGACCTCGATGCGTGTCTAGCGTTGACTGCCGATGTAGACTGGGTCATTCATCTGGCAGGCAATCCGTTACCAGACGCGGAGTTTTATGATTCTTTGCTCAATGACAATGTGAAAAGTAGCTATAATTTGTATGCTGCCTGCCAGCAAAATGGAGTATCACGGATTGTCTTTGCCAGCAGTGCTCAGGTGATGGAAGCCTATCCTGTGGATGTGCAGACGACGACAACCATGCAGATCCGTCCCAAAAATATGTACGGAGTGAGCAAAGCTTTTGTAGAAGCACTTGCGAGCTACTACGCATATGAACATGGGCTGGAGAGTGTAGGGCTGCGAATTGGCGCATTTGATGAATTTCAACATGGTCAATTCATGACGGTACGCGATATGAGTGCGTATATAAGCCCAGCATATTTTCAAAGAAGAGAAATAATTAGATCTTGTTTCTGA
- a CDS encoding PHP domain-containing protein, with product MTEQQHIQLAFADLHTHSQASDGMNSPSDNVRLAAEVGLSALAVTDHDTVAGIAEALLAGEQHGVTVVPGVEISTMEDGKDIHILGYYIDTTDPIFLERLAGLRRIRDDRNELILAKLRELGIQITMEDVLSQLGRELLPDESIGRPHMADTLVAKGYVQDMREAFDKYLAQGAAAYVSPPRITPVEATQWIIEAGGTPVMAHPGIYGDDDLVARIFDQSDLAGIEVYHSDHSPDDEQRYLKLAEQRGLIVTGGSDYHGERQGKVFHGPLGSRKVPAAVLEQLKRV from the coding sequence ATGACTGAACAACAACATATACAGCTAGCGTTTGCCGATTTGCATACGCATAGTCAGGCATCAGATGGGATGAATAGCCCGTCTGACAATGTACGTCTCGCCGCCGAAGTCGGTTTAAGTGCACTCGCAGTTACGGATCATGATACCGTTGCTGGGATAGCGGAAGCTTTACTTGCTGGTGAACAGCACGGAGTAACCGTCGTACCGGGCGTCGAGATCAGCACCATGGAAGATGGCAAGGATATTCATATCCTTGGTTACTATATTGATACAACAGATCCTATCTTCTTAGAGCGGCTGGCAGGCTTGCGTCGTATTCGTGATGACCGCAATGAGCTGATCTTAGCAAAGCTGCGCGAGCTTGGCATTCAGATTACGATGGAGGATGTATTGTCACAGCTTGGTCGTGAGTTGCTACCGGATGAAAGCATTGGTCGTCCGCATATGGCAGACACGCTCGTAGCCAAGGGATATGTGCAGGATATGCGCGAAGCGTTTGATAAATATTTGGCACAGGGAGCGGCTGCGTATGTATCGCCGCCACGCATTACGCCAGTAGAAGCGACGCAGTGGATTATCGAAGCGGGTGGAACGCCAGTGATGGCACATCCGGGCATTTACGGAGATGATGATCTGGTAGCGCGCATCTTCGATCAGAGCGATCTGGCAGGGATTGAGGTATATCATTCAGATCACTCGCCGGACGATGAGCAGCGTTATCTAAAGCTTGCTGAACAACGCGGATTGATCGTCACGGGTGGCTCGGATTATCATGGGGAACGACAAGGGAAAGTATTTCATGGTCCGCTAGGCAGTCGCAAAGTTCCAGCGGCGGTGTTGGAGCAGCTGAAGCGAGTATAG
- a CDS encoding selenium metabolism-associated LysR family transcriptional regulator, which translates to MAFNFHQLHIFYTVAERGSFSAAAHALHMTQPAVTMQVQSLEDHFSTKLFIRTTKKIELSEAGHVLMPFARRGIELMRETDAAMSRFTDDLAGRLLLGASNTIGEYVLPRLLVPLGQRYPDMKVMLKIMNTTQILDEISRNRLDFGLIEAPVEHPDMTINPVMQDELKLIVPGDHPLAAMKAVTLEDVLQYPFVLREKGSGTRQVMEEEFIRHHVDLADIRTVMELGSTGAVKSAVEAGLGITILSPSSVKHEVALGLLKVLTIEGLSFPRQFYSIHLKSTLLSMPSTAFLQFLQEYSLD; encoded by the coding sequence GTGGCATTTAATTTTCATCAATTGCATATTTTTTATACGGTGGCGGAGCGCGGTAGCTTTTCGGCAGCGGCTCATGCGCTGCATATGACCCAGCCAGCAGTGACTATGCAGGTGCAATCGCTGGAGGATCATTTTAGTACCAAATTATTTATCCGTACGACCAAAAAGATTGAATTATCCGAAGCAGGGCATGTGCTGATGCCATTTGCACGGCGTGGAATCGAATTGATGCGGGAAACGGATGCTGCCATGTCGCGCTTTACCGACGATCTGGCAGGGCGGCTACTGCTAGGGGCAAGCAATACGATCGGCGAATATGTGTTGCCGCGGCTGCTCGTGCCACTCGGTCAGCGTTATCCAGACATGAAAGTCATGCTCAAGATTATGAATACGACACAGATTTTGGACGAAATCAGTCGCAATCGGCTGGACTTTGGGCTGATTGAAGCACCGGTGGAGCATCCCGATATGACGATCAATCCGGTTATGCAGGATGAGCTAAAGCTGATTGTACCGGGTGATCATCCGCTGGCTGCTATGAAAGCGGTCACGCTGGAGGATGTACTGCAATATCCATTTGTACTGCGGGAAAAGGGGTCAGGAACACGGCAGGTGATGGAGGAGGAATTTATCCGTCATCATGTTGATCTGGCAGATATTCGCACCGTGATGGAACTAGGAAGCACTGGTGCCGTCAAGTCAGCGGTAGAAGCGGGACTCGGTATTACGATTCTGTCGCCTTCGTCGGTGAAGCATGAGGTGGCATTGGGGCTGCTCAAGGTGCTCACTATTGAAGGGCTGTCGTTTCCGCGGCAATTTTATTCCATTCATCTGAAATCGACATTGCTGAGTATGCCATCCACGGCATTTTTGCAATTTTTGCAGGAGTATTCGCTGGACTAG
- a CDS encoding YlbG family protein, translated as MEAHVDAGDNNLPKEELTFPERIGYIIWVSDIKSARNLEKYGCVHYISRRMHYVVMYVNADKAENVLKNVNKLSYVRKVERSYRNEIKTEYSKKVPDPTQFFGI; from the coding sequence GTGGAGGCTCATGTGGATGCGGGTGATAACAACCTGCCAAAAGAAGAACTGACATTTCCAGAGCGCATCGGCTATATCATCTGGGTAAGTGATATCAAGTCTGCACGCAATTTGGAAAAATACGGATGCGTTCATTATATTTCACGCCGTATGCATTATGTAGTTATGTACGTCAATGCTGACAAGGCAGAGAATGTACTGAAAAATGTAAACAAACTCTCATACGTTCGCAAAGTAGAGCGTTCGTATCGCAATGAGATCAAAACCGAGTACAGCAAAAAAGTACCGGACCCAACCCAGTTTTTCGGCATTTAA
- a CDS encoding YlbF family regulator, whose protein sequence is MSVTETRTVDMAEVLLCAYDLGDMINNSIEVANYLYWKERMQQHPDVQRLIIKLNSKKELFEETQRFGHFHPNYHAAREEVEAVQEEMQRIEAVRRFSEAESSLDRMLYEMSETIAHSVSQTIKVPSNDPLPKGGGCGSGGSCGCG, encoded by the coding sequence ATGAGCGTTACCGAGACAAGAACGGTTGACATGGCCGAAGTATTGCTTTGCGCCTACGATCTGGGCGATATGATCAACAATTCTATCGAAGTCGCTAATTATCTATATTGGAAAGAACGGATGCAGCAGCATCCCGACGTCCAGCGTTTGATCATAAAGCTCAATAGTAAAAAGGAACTTTTCGAGGAAACTCAGCGTTTCGGTCATTTCCATCCGAACTATCATGCCGCTAGAGAAGAAGTGGAGGCAGTACAGGAGGAAATGCAGCGGATTGAGGCAGTGCGTCGGTTTAGCGAAGCCGAGAGCAGTCTAGACCGCATGCTGTATGAGATGTCGGAGACAATTGCACATTCCGTCTCGCAGACAATCAAGGTTCCAAGCAATGATCCTTTACCAAAAGGAGGCGGATGCGGTAGTGGAGGCTCATGTGGATGCGGGTGA
- a CDS encoding M20 metallopeptidase family protein, with translation MGDYHWDERLTEMVEWRRHLHRHPELSFHEHQTMAFIAEKLRSFGVDTQEGVGDTGVLGIIRGTLPGKTVALRADMDALPIQDEKDCDYASTVQGVMHACGHDGHTSGLLEVARYFSQRREQLKGEIRFIFQPGEEVCPGGALKMIDAGVLNGVDVIYGVHLWTPIPYGQLASAPGPLMASTDEFFIDVIGKGGHGGMPHDTVDSLLIGAQLVVQLQSIVSRNVNPLQPAVLTVGTFNSGTAQNVIAEQSRITGTVRAFDEQTRMLIKRRIHEVAEQMCALNGAECKVEYMMGYPTLVNHEGETERFFRVARSVFAEEQVVQTPPMMPAEDFAYYVQQVPGCFIFVGAGNSETGAIYPHHHARFDIDERAMVNAARILISLTEDVLSSSEDAS, from the coding sequence ATGGGGGACTACCACTGGGATGAACGATTAACGGAAATGGTGGAATGGCGGCGGCATTTGCATCGTCATCCAGAGCTGTCTTTTCATGAGCATCAAACGATGGCATTTATTGCTGAGAAGCTACGTTCCTTTGGCGTAGACACGCAAGAGGGCGTCGGCGATACCGGCGTGCTGGGTATTATTCGCGGTACACTGCCGGGTAAAACGGTAGCGCTGCGAGCGGATATGGATGCTCTACCGATTCAGGATGAGAAGGATTGCGACTATGCTTCCACGGTCCAGGGAGTGATGCATGCATGTGGTCATGACGGTCATACGTCCGGCTTGCTGGAGGTAGCGCGTTATTTTAGCCAGCGCCGCGAGCAGTTGAAGGGTGAGATTCGTTTTATTTTCCAACCCGGCGAGGAAGTGTGTCCGGGGGGAGCACTGAAAATGATTGACGCTGGTGTACTGAATGGGGTGGATGTGATCTATGGTGTGCATCTTTGGACACCGATTCCGTACGGTCAGCTTGCCAGTGCACCCGGACCATTGATGGCGTCGACGGATGAGTTCTTCATTGATGTTATCGGAAAAGGCGGTCATGGTGGCATGCCGCATGATACGGTGGATAGTCTATTAATCGGTGCGCAGCTTGTTGTACAGCTGCAATCCATCGTCAGCCGTAATGTGAATCCGCTGCAACCAGCTGTGTTGACGGTCGGTACCTTTAATAGCGGGACGGCACAAAATGTCATTGCGGAACAGAGCCGCATTACAGGTACAGTACGCGCCTTTGACGAACAGACGCGTATGCTGATTAAGCGTCGTATTCATGAAGTTGCAGAGCAGATGTGTGCGCTGAATGGGGCGGAGTGCAAGGTAGAGTATATGATGGGGTATCCAACTCTAGTGAATCATGAAGGGGAAACGGAGCGCTTTTTCCGAGTGGCACGTTCCGTCTTCGCAGAGGAGCAGGTCGTGCAGACACCGCCGATGATGCCAGCTGAGGATTTTGCTTATTATGTACAGCAGGTGCCGGGCTGCTTTATCTTTGTCGGTGCAGGCAATTCGGAGACGGGAGCGATCTATCCACATCATCATGCGCGCTTTGATATTGATGAGCGGGCAATGGTCAACGCGGCACGTATTCTGATCTCGCTGACCGAGGATGTACTGTCTTCCAGCGAAGATGCCAGCTAA
- the ftsW gene encoding putative lipid II flippase FtsW: MNKMRQSASRSNQSQSLADRYRNGGNSRSNVRNIPNPAQPERKVLKQGAPDFQLLVLTLILVGFGILMVFSASSSLTFTSKSFDYDSMYFTKKHLMFAFIGLVGMFFAMKAHYSKYKKWFAPFFLFTIFLLVVVLIAGAHINGARSWIKIGGLSLQPGEFAKLAVILYLSALIAKKGEKFRDLRSGYIPVMFIVGLVAGLIMLQPDLGTCMILVATAGLIIYVGGASMKHIMGSLLLLVLAMALVLGGKALLSHDSDQASSSNYRADRIQTFLNPFSDPQGAGYNLIQSLTAIGQGGFTGSGFGQSIQKLHYLPNPYNDFIFSVIGEEFGFVGTTLFLLVYAYFIIRGVWIALRCPDIFGTLVGVGIMGLFAIQAFINIGGVTNTIPLTGVPLPFISYGGTSLMVMMLSMGIMLSISRETNRALAEQKASGNERTTRRQSISMRMK; the protein is encoded by the coding sequence ATGAATAAAATGAGACAATCGGCTTCACGCTCCAACCAATCGCAAAGTCTGGCAGACCGTTACCGCAATGGTGGCAACAGTCGCAGCAATGTGCGCAATATTCCTAATCCCGCTCAGCCTGAACGCAAAGTGCTGAAGCAGGGTGCACCGGATTTTCAATTATTGGTGCTTACGCTGATTCTGGTCGGCTTTGGCATTCTGATGGTATTCAGTGCCAGCTCCAGTCTGACCTTTACAAGTAAATCATTTGATTACGATTCGATGTATTTCACCAAAAAGCATCTGATGTTTGCCTTTATTGGTCTGGTCGGTATGTTTTTTGCTATGAAGGCACATTATAGTAAATACAAAAAATGGTTTGCGCCTTTCTTTCTGTTTACGATCTTCCTCTTGGTGGTCGTACTGATCGCTGGTGCGCATATTAACGGTGCGCGCAGTTGGATCAAAATTGGCGGTCTATCCTTGCAGCCGGGTGAATTTGCCAAGCTGGCGGTCATTTTGTATCTATCCGCACTAATCGCCAAAAAGGGTGAGAAATTCCGCGATCTGCGTTCCGGTTATATTCCGGTTATGTTCATTGTCGGTTTAGTCGCTGGTCTAATCATGCTACAGCCCGATCTGGGTACTTGTATGATTCTAGTAGCAACTGCGGGTCTGATCATCTATGTAGGTGGCGCGAGCATGAAGCATATTATGGGTTCATTGCTGCTACTCGTATTGGCAATGGCGCTCGTGCTAGGCGGCAAGGCGCTGCTTAGTCATGACAGCGATCAGGCATCGTCCTCCAACTATCGGGCAGACCGGATTCAGACGTTCCTTAACCCGTTTTCCGATCCACAGGGCGCTGGCTACAACCTAATTCAGTCGCTGACTGCGATTGGACAGGGCGGATTTACCGGCTCTGGCTTTGGTCAAAGTATTCAAAAGCTGCATTATCTGCCGAACCCGTACAATGACTTTATTTTCTCCGTCATCGGTGAAGAATTTGGCTTTGTTGGGACGACATTATTCTTGCTGGTTTATGCCTACTTTATTATTCGGGGCGTCTGGATTGCATTACGCTGCCCTGATATTTTCGGTACGCTTGTCGGTGTCGGGATTATGGGATTGTTTGCGATTCAGGCATTCATCAATATCGGCGGTGTTACGAATACGATCCCACTAACCGGGGTTCCACTTCCATTTATTAGTTATGGTGGTACCTCACTGATGGTTATGATGTTGAGTATGGGTATCATGCTGAGTATCTCGCGTGAAACCAATCGCGCGCTGGCGGAGCAAAAA